The Cellulomonas sp. P24 genome contains a region encoding:
- a CDS encoding phospholipase D-like domain-containing protein has product MSMPDPSRTSEPERTSEPERTSEPGRATGPGPDGGTAPHEDDASRLAVLDAWLDVPLTGRTSAVSRSDVTVHTSARDAFASFEAAVADCAGPDSLVVVVGWSFHPSTHLTEAATVGSVLIDAAARGVPVRALFTRFPAVRVGPLPGLRVGLANNRAATSFVTALPGGAAIHDGWLLHRDLAVAGGRLVNPVQTGVHHQKVWIVRNGTELRAWCGGVDFNPNRTDYPDGTDDPGRTRRPGRPVRRGSAMHDVQAELTGAGAADLYGIVQERWNAHPRRPRRITLPPLPSAAIGAPSTPHRTRILTTYADPRAYAGLGGPPYPFAPTGSTAVRDFLVHAIDRSQRFIYLEDQYLVDEEIARHLAAAMPHLDALIMVISRSEEVSKELFQVWDRRRRFLAHLAPHAAKVATVASEQYVHAKTWVFDDEVALVSSANVNRRSMTHDSEAGVAFGDVTGPGG; this is encoded by the coding sequence ATGTCGATGCCCGACCCGTCGCGCACCAGCGAGCCTGAGCGCACCAGCGAGCCTGAGCGCACCAGCGAGCCTGGGCGCGCCACCGGACCCGGGCCCGACGGCGGGACGGCACCGCACGAGGACGACGCGTCCCGACTCGCGGTGCTCGACGCGTGGCTGGACGTCCCCCTGACCGGACGCACGTCGGCGGTGTCCCGGTCCGACGTGACCGTCCACACGAGCGCCCGCGACGCGTTCGCCTCGTTCGAGGCGGCAGTCGCGGACTGTGCGGGGCCCGACTCTCTGGTCGTTGTGGTGGGCTGGAGCTTCCACCCGTCGACGCACCTCACCGAGGCCGCGACCGTCGGCAGCGTTCTGATCGACGCTGCGGCGCGTGGCGTCCCGGTCAGGGCCCTGTTCACGCGGTTCCCGGCGGTGAGGGTCGGTCCGCTCCCAGGGCTCCGGGTCGGGCTCGCGAACAACAGGGCGGCGACGTCGTTCGTCACGGCGCTCCCCGGGGGAGCCGCGATCCACGACGGGTGGCTGCTGCACCGTGACCTGGCCGTCGCCGGCGGGCGGCTCGTCAACCCGGTGCAGACCGGGGTCCACCACCAGAAGGTGTGGATCGTGCGCAACGGGACCGAGCTCCGGGCCTGGTGCGGGGGCGTCGACTTCAACCCGAACCGGACGGACTACCCGGACGGGACCGACGATCCGGGCCGGACCCGCCGCCCGGGCCGCCCGGTCCGTCGGGGCTCGGCCATGCACGACGTCCAGGCCGAGCTGACCGGCGCCGGCGCCGCGGACCTCTACGGGATCGTGCAGGAGCGATGGAACGCGCACCCGCGCCGACCGCGACGGATCACCCTCCCGCCGCTCCCATCCGCTGCCATCGGCGCACCGAGCACCCCGCATCGCACCCGGATCCTCACCACCTACGCCGACCCCCGTGCCTACGCGGGCCTCGGCGGCCCGCCGTACCCGTTCGCGCCGACGGGTAGCACCGCTGTCCGGGACTTCCTCGTCCACGCGATCGACCGGTCCCAGCGGTTCATCTACCTCGAGGACCAGTACCTCGTCGACGAGGAGATCGCACGGCACCTCGCCGCCGCGATGCCGCACCTCGACGCGCTGATCATGGTGATCAGCCGCTCCGAGGAGGTCAGCAAGGAGCTGTTCCAGGTCTGGGACCGACGCCGGCGGTTCCTCGCCCACCTCGCACCGCACGCCGCGAAGGTCGCGACCGTGGCGTCGGAACAGTACGTGCACGCCAAGACGTGGGTGTTCGACGACGAGGTCGCCCTGGTGTCCTCGGCCAACGTCAACCGGCGCAGCATGACGCACGACTCCGAGGCCGGCGTCGCCTTCGGTGACGTCACCGGCCCGGGGGGGTGA
- a CDS encoding MFS transporter: protein MSTTTAHKASHLRPAHSSPLNTEPSPRAGSSPRPGSYQPIEPQQPGAPRPRTERLSHGAGFWVVSGTFVVGMAFSTIPTPLWGLYRQRDGFSTLWVTVAFAAYAVGVIVSLFLVGHVSDWVGRTRVLLPALLVEAVAAVLFLVWTSLPGLIVARVLTGLGVGMITATATAHLAELHAVARPDEATTRPGVVAVAANLGGLALGPLVAGILAVLAPHPLVVPDVVFLVLLVVGAIAVSGVPETVRAESRPYRPQRITVPRRARGRYVAVTAAAFGLFAIMGLFTSLAPSFLSSIGQRSPLVGGLAAFLVFAAAAGSQIALGSLPAPRQLGLGLTVTAAGMLVLGSGVIATSAVAFLAGGLVAGGGAGLLLKGALGTAGQLAPAESRGEAIAGVFLGGYTGLVVPVLGIGLASAAGAPLAGSFVVFAVVVLMVLGGTAIALHRYPLADTHV, encoded by the coding sequence ATGTCCACCACGACCGCCCACAAGGCCAGCCACCTCCGGCCTGCACACTCGTCCCCGCTGAATACCGAGCCGAGCCCGCGAGCCGGGTCGAGCCCGCGACCCGGGTCGTACCAGCCGATCGAACCGCAGCAGCCGGGAGCGCCGCGTCCGCGGACCGAGCGCCTCAGCCACGGCGCGGGCTTCTGGGTGGTCAGCGGGACATTCGTCGTCGGGATGGCGTTCTCGACCATCCCGACACCGCTGTGGGGTCTCTATCGTCAGCGGGACGGGTTCTCGACCCTGTGGGTCACGGTGGCGTTCGCCGCCTACGCCGTCGGCGTCATCGTCAGCCTGTTCCTCGTCGGCCACGTCTCCGACTGGGTCGGGCGTACCCGGGTGCTGCTCCCCGCCCTGCTCGTCGAGGCGGTCGCAGCCGTGCTGTTCCTGGTCTGGACGTCGCTGCCGGGTCTGATCGTCGCCCGTGTGCTCACGGGTCTCGGCGTCGGGATGATCACCGCGACCGCGACCGCCCACCTTGCCGAGCTGCATGCCGTCGCGCGTCCGGACGAGGCGACGACCCGGCCCGGGGTCGTCGCCGTCGCCGCGAACCTCGGCGGACTGGCACTCGGCCCACTCGTCGCCGGCATCCTCGCCGTGCTCGCACCGCACCCGCTCGTCGTGCCCGACGTCGTGTTCCTCGTGCTCCTGGTGGTCGGCGCGATCGCGGTGTCCGGTGTGCCGGAGACGGTCCGCGCGGAGAGCCGTCCGTACCGACCCCAGCGGATCACGGTCCCGCGCCGCGCGCGCGGGCGGTACGTCGCGGTCACCGCGGCGGCGTTCGGGCTGTTCGCGATCATGGGACTGTTCACCTCGCTCGCGCCGAGCTTCCTCAGCTCGATCGGGCAGCGGTCGCCCCTCGTCGGCGGCCTGGCCGCGTTCCTCGTCTTCGCGGCTGCGGCGGGGTCCCAGATCGCCCTCGGCTCGCTCCCGGCGCCGCGCCAGCTCGGTCTCGGGCTCACCGTCACGGCGGCCGGGATGCTGGTCCTCGGGAGCGGCGTCATCGCGACGTCAGCCGTCGCGTTCCTCGCAGGTGGGCTCGTCGCCGGAGGAGGGGCCGGCCTGCTGCTCAAGGGCGCCCTCGGCACTGCGGGGCAGCTCGCACCGGCCGAGTCCCGCGGGGAAGCGATCGCGGGGGTGTTCCTCGGCGGCTACACCGGGCTCGTCGTGCCGGTGCTCGGGATCGGGCTCGCGAGTGCGGCAGGTGCGCCGCTCGCCGGGTCGTTCGTGGTCTTCGCCGTGGTCGTGCTCATGGTGCTCGGTGGGACCGCGATCGCGTTGCACCGGTACCCGCTCGCCGACACGCACGTCTGA